One Rhizobiales bacterium GAS188 DNA window includes the following coding sequences:
- a CDS encoding transcriptional regulator, XRE family with cupin sensor, with product MTDKIFDQRVGARLQALREAKGLSLGDLAGLSGVSKAMIARVEKAQSSATAALLGRLCAGLGARLSSVIEEADRPSERVSRHAEQGLWRDPETGYLRRQISPSGAVSGIEIASIELPAGARIAYQAWAADAYAQQLLMLEGELHLSIGETHYRLQAGDCIDFDVQRANLFENRGAAAARYLIIIRKS from the coding sequence ATGACGGACAAGATCTTCGATCAACGCGTCGGCGCGCGGCTGCAGGCCTTGCGCGAGGCGAAGGGGCTCAGCCTCGGCGACCTCGCAGGCCTCTCGGGGGTCAGCAAGGCCATGATCGCGCGCGTCGAGAAGGCGCAGAGCAGCGCCACGGCGGCACTGCTCGGGCGTCTTTGCGCCGGCCTCGGTGCAAGGCTGAGCTCGGTGATCGAGGAGGCCGACCGGCCCTCCGAGAGAGTGTCGCGACATGCCGAGCAAGGTCTGTGGCGCGATCCCGAGACCGGCTATCTGCGCCGCCAGATCTCGCCATCGGGCGCCGTGAGCGGCATCGAGATCGCCTCCATCGAGCTGCCGGCGGGCGCCCGTATCGCCTACCAGGCCTGGGCAGCCGACGCCTATGCGCAGCAATTGCTGATGCTCGAGGGCGAATTGCATCTTTCCATCGGCGAGACGCATTACCGGCTGCAAGCGGGCGATTGCATCGATTTCGACGTGCAGCGTGCAAATCTCTTCGAGAACCGGGGCGCGGCCGCGGCGCGCTACCTGATCATCATCCGCAAGAGCTGA
- a CDS encoding Plasmid stabilization system protein ParE — protein sequence MSARPIVPRERARRDIEEAVDYYAREAGEQVALGFIDAVDRAYRTISNNPAAGSTRYAHELNLPGLRSRSLKRYPYLVFYVETISLTYGGYCTRSGTSRHGCMASRTDKLSDGRGPRGSKQPFDRPLCVEADALGGRAAR from the coding sequence ATGAGCGCAAGACCGATTGTTCCGCGCGAACGAGCCCGCCGAGATATAGAAGAAGCCGTCGATTACTATGCGCGCGAGGCGGGCGAGCAAGTCGCCTTAGGCTTCATCGACGCGGTGGACCGTGCCTACCGCACCATCTCAAACAATCCAGCGGCCGGCTCCACGCGATACGCCCATGAATTGAACCTTCCGGGTCTGCGTAGCCGATCTTTGAAACGATACCCTTATCTCGTCTTCTACGTCGAGACGATCTCATTGACGTATGGCGGGTACTGCACGCGCAGCGGGACATCCCGGCATGGATGCATGGCCTCGAGAACGGATAAGCTATCGGACGGTCGCGGTCCCAGAGGCTCAAAACAACCCTTCGATCGCCCCTTGTGCGTCGAGGCCGATGCGCTCGGAGGCCGGGCGGCGCGGTAG
- a CDS encoding antitoxin ParD1/3/4 codes for MSTMNISLPAALKSFVDEQVAGGGYGTSSEYVRELIRKDQDRQQLRQLLREGASSAPATPADAAYFNSLRERVRSRKTG; via the coding sequence ATGAGCACGATGAATATCTCACTGCCTGCCGCGCTCAAGTCCTTTGTCGACGAGCAGGTCGCCGGCGGCGGCTATGGTACCAGCAGCGAATATGTCCGTGAACTGATCCGCAAGGATCAGGATCGCCAACAGCTGCGCCAACTTCTGCGTGAAGGTGCATCATCGGCGCCCGCGACGCCCGCCGATGCGGCTTACTTCAACAGCTTGCGCGAGCGAGTGCGCAGTCGCAAGACGGGATGA
- a CDS encoding Aspartate/methionine/tyrosine aminotransferase, which translates to MTVAARIPEGATPSLRPEALAAPDSGIVEVFHRGFGKPGLIPLWAGEGDLPTPAFISDAAARSLAAGETFYTKQRGIPELREAIAAYMGRVYGKTFSPERFFVTIGGMHAIQIAMRLAAGLGDEVVVPSPAWPNFVGALSVSGAKPVLVPMRTENGRWRLDIDRLAAAITPKTRVIVVNSPSNPTGWTASAAELEAIMELARRRGLWIVADEIYGRFVYDGSARAPSFHDFAGGEERVLYAQTLSKNWAMTGWRVGWLEAPAALGATIENLVQYSTSGVATFVQRAAVTAITEGEGFLAQQIEVAKRGREIVLESARRTNRIEMSAPDGAFYAFFRVEGITDVRQTALDLVDEANVGLAPGTAFGPGGEGYFRLCYARKGEDVAEAMRRIETWLSSRSR; encoded by the coding sequence ATGACCGTTGCCGCCAGGATCCCCGAAGGGGCAACTCCCTCTTTGCGCCCGGAGGCTCTCGCAGCGCCCGATTCAGGCATCGTCGAGGTCTTCCATCGCGGCTTCGGGAAGCCCGGCCTCATCCCGCTCTGGGCCGGCGAAGGCGATCTGCCGACCCCTGCCTTCATCAGCGACGCCGCGGCGCGCTCGCTCGCGGCAGGCGAAACCTTCTACACCAAGCAGCGCGGCATCCCCGAGCTGCGCGAGGCGATCGCGGCCTATATGGGCCGCGTCTACGGCAAGACCTTCTCGCCCGAGCGCTTCTTCGTCACCATCGGCGGCATGCATGCGATCCAGATCGCGATGCGCCTCGCCGCAGGCTTGGGCGACGAGGTCGTGGTCCCCTCCCCGGCCTGGCCGAATTTCGTCGGAGCGCTGTCGGTCAGCGGCGCCAAGCCCGTGCTGGTGCCGATGCGGACCGAGAACGGGCGTTGGCGCCTCGATATCGACCGCCTCGCCGCCGCCATCACGCCGAAGACCCGGGTGATCGTCGTCAACTCGCCCTCGAACCCGACCGGCTGGACCGCGAGCGCGGCCGAGCTCGAAGCCATCATGGAACTCGCCCGCCGGCGTGGGCTGTGGATCGTCGCCGACGAGATCTATGGGCGTTTCGTCTATGACGGATCGGCGCGCGCGCCGTCATTCCACGATTTCGCCGGAGGCGAGGAGCGCGTCCTCTACGCGCAGACGCTTTCGAAGAACTGGGCCATGACCGGCTGGCGAGTCGGCTGGCTCGAGGCGCCCGCGGCGCTCGGCGCCACCATCGAAAATCTCGTGCAATATTCGACCTCGGGCGTCGCGACCTTCGTGCAGCGCGCCGCGGTCACGGCCATCACCGAGGGCGAAGGTTTCCTCGCCCAGCAGATCGAGGTCGCCAAGCGCGGGCGCGAGATCGTCCTCGAGAGCGCACGGCGCACCAACCGCATCGAGATGTCGGCGCCCGACGGGGCGTTCTATGCCTTCTTCCGCGTGGAGGGGATCACCGATGTCCGCCAGACGGCGCTCGACCTCGTCGACGAGGCGAATGTCGGATTGGCGCCCGGCACCGCCTTCGGTCCTGGCGGGGAAGGCTATTTCCGGCTCTGCTATGCGCGCAAGGGCGAGGACGTGGCGGAGGCCATGCGCCGCATCGAGACCTGGCTGTCTTCGCGCTCGCGCTAA
- a CDS encoding large conductance mechanosensitive channel: protein MLKEFRDFAMKGNVVDLAVAVIIGAAFGKIVDSLVGDIIMPIIGAITGGLDFSNYYLSLSSKVQAGLAYVDAKKAGAVLGWGQFLTFVVNFLIVAFVLFLVVQAMNRMKATVVKEEAAAPPKAPPADIALLTEIRDLLNK, encoded by the coding sequence ATGCTCAAGGAGTTCCGAGACTTCGCAATGAAGGGCAATGTCGTCGATCTCGCGGTCGCGGTGATCATCGGCGCTGCCTTCGGCAAGATCGTCGATTCACTCGTAGGCGACATCATCATGCCGATCATCGGTGCCATCACGGGCGGCCTCGATTTCTCGAACTACTATCTGTCCTTGTCGAGCAAGGTTCAGGCGGGCCTCGCCTATGTCGACGCGAAGAAGGCGGGCGCCGTGCTCGGATGGGGGCAATTCCTGACCTTTGTGGTCAATTTCCTCATCGTCGCCTTCGTGCTGTTCCTGGTGGTGCAGGCGATGAACCGCATGAAGGCCACGGTGGTGAAGGAGGAAGCGGCGGCACCTCCCAAGGCCCCGCCAGCCGATATCGCCCTTTTGACGGAGATCCGCGATCTCCTGAACAAATAA
- a CDS encoding Putative SOS response-associated peptidase YedK, with amino-acid sequence MCGRITQKDGELPGFTTITLVEELFPPRHNGAPSQEFWIIRRNHETGDYQRDRMKWGLVPYWADPATLRDKPINARAEGIRDRAMFKAAYARRRCLVPIDNFFEWRAIKGQKAKQPHAIAMKDGSPFAVAGIWESWTDKQTGEILRSFAIITTEANELMAQIHDRMPVIIAPVDYERWLSTLDPDPRDLMAPYPSEPLAIWPITGKVNSPRNDTPDILDPAEPVPEEQRRDLD; translated from the coding sequence ATGTGCGGACGCATCACCCAGAAGGATGGCGAGCTGCCGGGGTTCACGACCATCACCCTGGTCGAGGAGCTGTTCCCGCCGCGCCATAACGGCGCCCCGAGCCAGGAATTCTGGATCATCCGCCGCAATCACGAGACCGGCGACTATCAGCGCGACCGGATGAAATGGGGCCTCGTTCCCTATTGGGCCGATCCCGCGACGCTCAGGGACAAGCCGATCAATGCGCGGGCCGAAGGCATCCGGGATCGCGCCATGTTCAAGGCCGCCTATGCGCGAAGGCGCTGCCTCGTGCCGATCGACAATTTCTTCGAGTGGCGCGCCATCAAAGGGCAGAAGGCGAAGCAGCCCCACGCCATCGCCATGAAGGACGGCTCGCCCTTCGCGGTCGCGGGCATCTGGGAGAGCTGGACCGACAAGCAGACAGGCGAGATCCTGCGCAGCTTCGCCATCATCACCACTGAGGCCAATGAGCTGATGGCGCAGATCCATGACCGGATGCCGGTGATCATCGCGCCCGTGGACTACGAACGCTGGCTGTCCACGCTCGATCCCGATCCGCGCGACCTCATGGCGCCCTACCCTTCCGAGCCGCTGGCGATCTGGCCGATCACCGGCAAGGTCAATTCGCCGCGCAACGACACACCCGACATTCTCGATCCGGCCGAGCCGGTGCCCGAGGAGCAGCGCCGCGACCTTGATTGA
- a CDS encoding Formate-tetrahydrofolate ligase, with product MPSDIEIARAATLQPISAIAARAGIPEEALQPYGRHIAKVGLDFLGKREAQSRSGKLILVTAINPTPAGEGKTTTTVGLGDGLGQIGKRAMIALREPSLGPCFGMKGGAAGGGYAQVVPMEQINLHFTGDFHAITAAHNLLAALIDNHIYWGNERGIDPRRVTWRRVMDMNDRSLRQIVSGLGGVANGSPREAGFDITVASEVMAIFCLSRSLDELQDRLSRMVVGQTHDRKPVTTADLQAQGAMTVLLKDALAPNLVQTLEGTPAFVHGGPFANIAHGCNSVMATQTALGLADYVVTEAGFGADLGAEKFFDIKCRKAGLTPSVAVVVATARALKMHGGAKKSDLGREDLDALRRGLANLGRHVANIRKFGVPPIVAINHFSGDSEAEHKLIADECKSQFDVEAVQCRHWADGGKGAMELAERVVALADGGSAAFKPLYPDAMPLTEKMRLIAREIYGAADIAMDPKAAARLAEIEAMGFSELPVCVAKTQYSFAADPGLMGAPSGHVVPIREVRLSAGAGFVVMICGDIMTMPGLPRRPASERIGLDAQGAIEGLF from the coding sequence GTGCCCTCAGATATCGAGATCGCCCGCGCCGCCACCCTCCAGCCCATCTCGGCGATTGCCGCGCGGGCCGGCATCCCCGAGGAGGCGCTGCAGCCTTATGGCCGCCATATCGCCAAGGTCGGGCTGGATTTCCTGGGCAAGCGCGAGGCGCAGAGCCGCAGCGGCAAGCTGATCCTCGTCACCGCCATCAACCCGACACCAGCCGGCGAAGGCAAGACGACGACCACGGTCGGGCTCGGCGACGGGCTCGGCCAGATCGGCAAGCGCGCCATGATCGCGCTGCGCGAACCGTCGCTCGGCCCCTGTTTCGGCATGAAAGGGGGCGCCGCGGGCGGAGGCTATGCGCAAGTCGTGCCGATGGAACAGATCAACCTGCATTTCACCGGCGATTTCCATGCGATCACGGCGGCGCACAACCTGCTGGCAGCCCTCATCGACAACCATATCTATTGGGGCAATGAGCGCGGCATCGATCCGCGCCGCGTGACCTGGCGGCGCGTCATGGACATGAATGACCGCTCCTTGCGCCAGATCGTCTCCGGGCTCGGCGGAGTGGCAAACGGTTCGCCGCGCGAAGCCGGCTTCGACATCACGGTCGCCTCGGAGGTGATGGCGATCTTCTGCCTGTCGCGCAGCCTCGACGAGCTTCAGGACCGCCTGTCGCGCATGGTCGTGGGGCAGACCCATGACAGGAAGCCCGTGACCACGGCCGACCTCCAGGCCCAAGGCGCGATGACCGTGCTCCTGAAGGATGCGCTCGCGCCCAATCTGGTGCAGACGCTCGAGGGCACGCCGGCCTTCGTGCATGGCGGGCCCTTCGCCAATATCGCCCATGGCTGCAATTCGGTGATGGCGACCCAGACGGCCCTCGGCCTTGCCGATTATGTGGTGACCGAGGCCGGCTTCGGGGCCGATCTCGGCGCCGAGAAATTCTTCGACATCAAATGCCGCAAGGCTGGTCTTACGCCCTCCGTCGCCGTGGTCGTGGCGACGGCGCGCGCCCTCAAAATGCATGGCGGCGCCAAGAAGAGCGATCTCGGTCGTGAAGACCTCGACGCCTTGCGGCGCGGCCTCGCCAATCTCGGGCGCCATGTCGCGAATATCCGCAAATTCGGCGTGCCGCCGATCGTCGCCATCAATCATTTCAGCGGCGACAGCGAGGCCGAGCACAAGCTGATCGCCGATGAGTGCAAATCGCAATTCGACGTCGAGGCGGTGCAATGCCGCCATTGGGCCGATGGCGGCAAGGGCGCAATGGAACTCGCCGAGCGCGTCGTGGCGCTTGCCGATGGCGGCAGCGCCGCGTTCAAGCCGCTTTATCCCGACGCGATGCCGCTCACCGAGAAGATGCGGCTGATCGCGCGCGAGATCTATGGGGCCGCGGATATCGCCATGGATCCGAAGGCCGCCGCGCGGCTCGCCGAGATCGAGGCAATGGGGTTCTCGGAGCTGCCGGTCTGCGTCGCCAAGACGCAATACTCTTTCGCCGCGGATCCCGGACTCATGGGAGCGCCGAGCGGCCATGTGGTGCCGATCCGCGAGGTGCGCCTGTCGGCGGGCGCTGGCTTCGTGGTGATGATCTGCGGAGACATCATGACCATGCCCGGCCTACCGCGCCGCCCGGCCTCCGAGCGCATCGGCCTCGACGCACAAGGGGCGATCGAAGGGTTGTTTTGA
- a CDS encoding nitrilase, with the protein MKVSLVQMNSISDKVANLAAAKRLIDKAVIEERPDWVLLPEVFDWMGGTSAEKLAIAEPATGGPAYETLRALAREHRIWVHGGSFFERVPGENRAYNTTVVFDRDGREVARYRKIHMFDITAPDGTKYQESASMKPGEAVVTYDCEGVTIGCTICYDLRFAELFAALVERGASLIALPAAFTLQTGKDHWEVLLRARAIETQTYVLAAGQTGAFEQKGKTLHNYGHSMVIDPWGHVVARASDGVGIVSSRLDLSLPQAVRARMPVAEHRRLGRATGGLAIAAE; encoded by the coding sequence ATGAAAGTCTCGCTCGTCCAGATGAACTCGATCAGCGACAAGGTCGCAAACCTCGCGGCGGCGAAGCGGCTGATCGACAAGGCGGTCATCGAGGAGCGCCCCGATTGGGTGCTGCTGCCGGAGGTCTTCGACTGGATGGGAGGCACGAGCGCCGAGAAGCTCGCGATCGCCGAGCCGGCGACCGGCGGCCCCGCTTATGAGACGCTACGCGCCTTGGCGCGCGAGCATCGCATCTGGGTGCATGGCGGCAGCTTCTTCGAGCGGGTGCCGGGCGAGAACCGCGCCTACAACACAACCGTGGTCTTCGATCGCGACGGGCGCGAAGTGGCGCGCTACCGCAAGATCCATATGTTCGACATCACCGCTCCCGACGGCACGAAATATCAGGAATCGGCGAGCATGAAGCCGGGCGAGGCGGTCGTGACCTATGATTGCGAGGGCGTCACGATCGGCTGCACCATCTGCTACGATCTGCGCTTCGCGGAGCTGTTCGCCGCCCTCGTCGAGCGGGGCGCGAGCCTGATCGCATTGCCCGCCGCCTTCACGCTGCAGACCGGCAAGGACCATTGGGAGGTGCTGCTGCGGGCCCGCGCCATCGAGACGCAGACCTATGTGCTCGCGGCCGGCCAGACCGGCGCCTTTGAGCAGAAGGGCAAGACCTTGCACAATTACGGGCATTCCATGGTCATCGACCCTTGGGGCCATGTGGTCGCCAGGGCGTCGGACGGGGTCGGCATCGTCTCCTCGCGGCTCGACCTGTCGCTGCCGCAAGCGGTGCGGGCTCGCATGCCGGTGGCGGAACATCGCCGGCTCGGCCGGGCAACAGGCGGGTTGGCGATCGCGGCCGAGTAG